One window of Phycisphaeraceae bacterium genomic DNA carries:
- a CDS encoding AAA family ATPase yields the protein MADTAQLLNWDEAPRAIRLRIPSGRVCVIGVTGPVGAGKSHLSRTLRGEHGIHIATDDYLPDYDKVAYEDRDDPDRADSAALIANLLDLRRGTSTRIPTWSFQTHSRVGYREVAPASLVLVEGIHALHERILPHLDLCVFVEAPPEIRWRRWEYLEATGQRGWGVEVAREFFHSVAEPTFAKFEHVYRSRAHFVVRNGAGMPTV from the coding sequence ATGGCAGACACTGCACAACTTCTGAACTGGGACGAAGCGCCGAGGGCGATTCGCCTGCGGATTCCCTCGGGGCGCGTGTGCGTTATCGGCGTCACCGGGCCCGTCGGCGCCGGGAAGTCTCATCTCTCACGCACGCTTCGTGGAGAACATGGCATACACATCGCAACCGACGACTATTTGCCGGACTACGACAAAGTTGCGTACGAGGATCGCGACGATCCGGACCGCGCCGACAGCGCGGCGCTGATCGCCAACCTTTTGGACCTTCGGCGCGGCACATCCACCCGCATCCCGACATGGTCGTTTCAGACTCATTCACGCGTGGGATACCGAGAGGTCGCGCCGGCAAGTCTCGTTCTCGTTGAGGGAATCCACGCGCTGCACGAGCGGATTTTGCCTCATCTCGATCTGTGCGTGTTTGTGGAAGCGCCGCCCGAAATCCGCTGGCGGCGATGGGAGTATCTGGAAGCGACAGGCCAGCGCGGCTGGGGCGTTGAGGTCGCGCGGGAGTTCTTTCACTCCGTTGCGGAACCCACCTTCGCGAAATTTGAACATGTCTATCGCTCTCGGGCGCATTTCGTCGTGCGGAACGGTGCGGGGATGCCGACGGTCTGA
- a CDS encoding serine/threonine protein kinase, whose product MAASDHRGFEFGGDATRDAAATPPDFGGQTPRIDPDSPTVDQAVSPALSSTGWLAPGDVVGPYKIVRVIGEGGFGVVYEAEQSEPIRRTVALKVLKPGMDTREIITRFEAERQALALLDHPGIAKILDAGVTSNGRPFFAMELVRGVPITRFCDDTRMNIEARVRLMIDVCEAVQHAHQRGIIHRDLKPSNILVHAESDRADAPARARIIDFGIAKATAPGVQQARTLEGHFLGTPEYMSPEQAGSGGVDADVRSDVYSLGVTLYELLTGRLPIEPPSRGAALEMLRLLRDAEPVRASDRYAARSSASTRTLADRRGERPAAIAKALRGDLDWILNKSLEKDRDRRYASARDFGLDLERALTGQPVLAGPPSTFYRAGKFARRHRLALSAAVFVVLALVVGLALASYGLIQARDQRDIAVLAAENSDRAAVAAKEAKEKADRQAEAADKAKSEAQHEAETALAVRSFLQEMIAAGDPEKGATPDMTVRQVIDRAAARLDNGSLKEQPLVEAEVRQTLGDAYISLGLTEQAEKQIRRTLALRAQVSGTNSVGYAEALNSLAFLLDDLGRYDEAEKYYKEVESMFEEWRATEPFNLATAKNNLATLLRRTNRLEEAEQKWREALQLMKSVPGQEHPTLGQTIGNLGLCLRNQNKLAEAEALDRESLEILRRTDGESPSVARALSNLASVLQDQSKYEEAEPLFKESLAMQRKFFAAPHKEIATSLNNLGILYVDSARPDLALPLLEEALVQCADAMGTTHPETIFQRMNVGLCLFSLGKIDAAESMLLSAATDARNVIGPKSATTARILFGLGDVQTEKGEFDRAEKTLRESLESYLLVYGEEEPQATGSLVALSDALVRKGDAPAALEIARRALAIREKAFGESNWQTAQARGAVGSALAASGDIKQGVALMESSAETLEGARGVSLAGIRRAYQRLAWHYKRAGDQGRADQFTAKSRSVRSLKNDPVPEKLPDSGAR is encoded by the coding sequence ATGGCGGCGTCCGACCATCGCGGGTTCGAATTCGGAGGCGACGCCACGCGCGATGCGGCGGCCACGCCTCCGGATTTTGGCGGGCAAACGCCGCGGATCGATCCCGACTCGCCGACGGTGGATCAGGCGGTGTCGCCCGCGCTCAGCAGCACGGGGTGGCTTGCGCCGGGAGACGTCGTCGGACCGTACAAGATCGTGCGCGTCATCGGCGAAGGCGGCTTCGGCGTGGTGTACGAGGCTGAACAGAGCGAGCCGATCCGGCGCACAGTCGCGCTCAAAGTCCTGAAGCCGGGGATGGACACGCGCGAGATCATCACGCGCTTCGAGGCGGAGCGGCAGGCGCTCGCGCTGCTCGATCACCCGGGAATCGCAAAGATTCTCGATGCAGGGGTGACTTCGAACGGCAGGCCTTTCTTCGCGATGGAGCTCGTGCGGGGCGTTCCGATCACGAGATTCTGCGACGACACGCGCATGAACATCGAGGCGCGCGTCCGCCTGATGATCGACGTTTGCGAAGCCGTGCAGCACGCGCACCAGCGCGGCATCATTCACCGCGATCTGAAACCCTCGAACATTCTCGTGCACGCGGAATCCGATCGCGCCGATGCACCCGCCCGGGCACGCATCATCGACTTCGGGATCGCGAAGGCGACCGCACCCGGCGTGCAGCAAGCCCGGACGCTGGAAGGTCACTTTCTCGGCACGCCGGAATACATGAGCCCGGAGCAGGCGGGTTCGGGGGGAGTGGACGCGGATGTTCGCTCCGATGTCTACTCGCTTGGGGTCACGCTCTACGAATTGCTGACCGGCCGTCTTCCGATTGAACCGCCATCGCGGGGCGCGGCGCTCGAGATGCTCCGGTTGCTGCGCGATGCCGAGCCGGTGCGGGCATCCGATCGGTACGCGGCGCGCTCTTCGGCGAGCACGCGCACGCTTGCCGATCGGCGCGGCGAACGACCCGCGGCGATCGCCAAGGCGCTGCGCGGCGACCTCGACTGGATTCTGAACAAGAGCCTCGAAAAGGATCGCGACCGGCGTTACGCATCGGCGCGCGACTTCGGGCTCGACCTCGAGCGCGCTCTCACGGGTCAGCCAGTGCTCGCGGGGCCGCCGAGCACTTTCTATCGTGCCGGGAAATTCGCGCGGCGCCACCGGCTTGCGCTGAGCGCGGCGGTTTTCGTCGTGCTCGCGCTTGTCGTGGGGCTGGCGCTCGCGAGCTACGGATTGATCCAGGCGCGCGACCAGCGCGACATCGCCGTGCTCGCGGCGGAGAACAGCGATCGTGCCGCGGTCGCGGCGAAGGAGGCCAAGGAAAAGGCGGATCGACAGGCGGAAGCTGCCGACAAGGCGAAAAGCGAAGCGCAGCACGAAGCGGAAACAGCGCTCGCGGTCCGCAGTTTTCTTCAGGAGATGATCGCGGCGGGCGACCCAGAAAAAGGCGCGACGCCGGATATGACGGTGCGCCAGGTGATCGATCGGGCCGCGGCACGCCTCGACAACGGTTCATTGAAAGAGCAGCCTCTCGTCGAGGCCGAAGTACGCCAGACACTCGGAGATGCGTATATCAGCCTCGGGCTGACGGAACAAGCGGAGAAGCAGATCCGGCGCACCCTGGCGCTACGAGCGCAGGTCTCGGGCACGAACAGTGTCGGCTACGCGGAGGCGCTGAACAGCCTCGCGTTTCTTCTCGATGATCTTGGGCGCTACGACGAGGCCGAAAAGTACTACAAGGAAGTCGAGTCGATGTTCGAAGAGTGGCGCGCGACCGAGCCGTTCAATCTTGCAACCGCCAAGAACAATCTGGCGACGCTGCTGCGTCGAACGAATCGTCTCGAAGAAGCAGAGCAAAAGTGGCGTGAAGCGCTGCAGCTCATGAAATCCGTGCCCGGACAGGAGCACCCGACGCTGGGCCAGACGATCGGGAACCTCGGCCTCTGCCTGCGTAACCAGAACAAGCTTGCGGAAGCCGAAGCCCTCGATCGCGAATCGCTCGAGATCCTGCGGCGAACCGACGGCGAGAGTCCGAGCGTGGCGCGGGCGCTCTCGAATCTTGCTTCAGTCCTGCAGGATCAGTCCAAGTACGAAGAGGCGGAGCCGCTCTTCAAGGAGTCGCTCGCGATGCAGCGGAAGTTCTTCGCGGCGCCGCACAAAGAGATCGCGACTTCGCTCAACAACCTGGGCATTCTGTACGTGGATTCGGCGCGGCCGGATCTCGCGCTGCCGCTGCTGGAGGAGGCGTTGGTGCAGTGCGCCGACGCGATGGGAACCACGCATCCGGAGACGATCTTCCAGAGGATGAACGTCGGGTTGTGTCTGTTTTCGCTCGGGAAGATCGACGCGGCAGAATCGATGCTGTTGAGTGCCGCGACGGACGCGCGGAATGTGATCGGGCCCAAGAGCGCCACGACCGCGCGCATCCTGTTCGGGCTTGGCGATGTGCAGACCGAGAAGGGCGAATTCGACCGGGCGGAGAAGACACTGCGAGAATCGCTCGAGTCGTATCTCCTCGTGTACGGGGAGGAAGAGCCGCAGGCGACGGGCTCGCTCGTCGCGCTCTCGGATGCCCTTGTTCGCAAAGGCGATGCACCGGCGGCCCTCGAGATTGCTCGGCGGGCGCTCGCGATTCGCGAGAAGGCGTTCGGCGAATCGAACTGGCAAACCGCGCAGGCACGCGGGGCGGTCGGCAGCGCGCTGGCGGCAAGCGGCGACATCAAGCAAGGAGTCGCTCTGATGGAAAGTAGCGCGGAGACGCTTGAAGGGGCACGAGGCGTCTCACTCGCCGGGATCCGGCGTGCGTATCAAAGGCTTGCGTGGCATTACAAACGTGCTGGTGATCAGGGACGCGCTGATCAATTCACCGCCAAGTCGCGCTCCGTGCGATCGCTGAAGAACGATCCGGTCCCGGAAAAGCTCCCGGATTCCGGCGCGCGATAA
- a CDS encoding class I SAM-dependent methyltransferase, translated as MALRKLPKTSRSVRLATRSLDVPAEGAHLIQEFFRPLHALGSMPEFTARRLKRAGLGPESRVLDLGCGKGAVAVEIARRIGCRVLGVDAFAPFIADCRDLARARGVENLCEFRVGVAERIRLRGFDAVVLLNVFPFEQAIRIARRLTKPGGWYIFDDAVALKRRRDTAHLPTPADVERTIEDADDRVLDSKVWSGAEVRSRERAIYKLLRTNAGRVITNGAADRALLEECLRRKLAAISELSGSVRPGWWLARRGRR; from the coding sequence GTGGCGCTCAGGAAACTTCCCAAGACATCCCGAAGCGTCCGCCTTGCCACGCGTTCGCTCGATGTGCCCGCGGAGGGCGCTCATCTCATTCAGGAATTTTTCCGCCCGCTGCATGCGCTGGGGAGCATGCCCGAATTCACGGCGCGCCGGCTCAAGCGTGCGGGTCTAGGCCCGGAATCGCGCGTGCTCGATCTTGGGTGCGGCAAGGGCGCGGTCGCCGTGGAGATCGCGCGCAGAATCGGCTGCCGCGTGTTGGGCGTGGATGCATTCGCGCCGTTTATCGCGGATTGCCGCGACTTGGCGAGAGCGCGCGGCGTTGAAAACCTGTGCGAGTTCCGCGTGGGCGTGGCGGAAAGAATTCGGTTGCGTGGTTTCGATGCGGTCGTGTTGCTCAATGTTTTTCCTTTCGAACAGGCGATCCGGATCGCAAGGCGGCTGACAAAGCCGGGAGGTTGGTACATATTCGATGACGCGGTGGCTTTGAAGCGACGGCGAGACACAGCGCATTTGCCGACCCCAGCGGATGTCGAAAGAACGATCGAAGATGCCGACGACCGTGTTCTCGATTCCAAGGTTTGGAGCGGGGCTGAAGTGCGCTCGCGCGAGCGTGCCATCTACAAATTGCTTCGAACAAACGCGGGGCGGGTGATCACCAACGGAGCCGCGGACCGCGCATTGCTTGAAGAGTGTCTCCGGCGCAAGCTCGCCGCGATTTCCGAACTCTCGGGATCGGTGCGGCCCGGCTGGTGGCTGGCGCGGCGCGGCCGCAGGTAG
- the dnaK gene encoding molecular chaperone DnaK — translation MSKIIGIDLGTTNSCVAVMEGTQPKVLINSSGNRITPSVVAFTDKGERLVGQPAKHQQVTNPKNTIFSIKRFMGRRRSEVSGGADTSYGKSGNEESKVPYTLVGGPDDFVKVKVNQGEFTPQQISAFILQDLKKTAEDYLGEKVERAVITVPAYFNDAQRQATKDAGEIAGLKVERIINEPTAAALAYGLDKGKKNQKIAVFDLGGGTFDVSVLDIGDGVFEVLSTNGDTHLGGDDWDQRVIDFLAEEFRKKEGIDIRKDPMALQRLKEAAEKAKIELSTMQETTVNLPFITADQNGPKHLQVTLNRTKFESLCADLFDRLKGPCLSALKDAKLDTSKIDEVVLVGGSTRMPKAQQIAKEIFGKEPNKSVNPDEVVAVGAAIQGGVLTGAVKDILLLDVTPLSLGVETLGGVMTRLIERNTTIPTSKKETFSTAADNQTSVTIHVLQGEREFAKDNRTLGNFDLTGIPPAARGVPQIEVEFALDANGILTVTATDKASGKKADIKITNSGGLSKDEIDRMKRDAEAHAAEDKSRREVIDLKNRGEAMLIQTRKSLEEYGGKVSPEVRGKVESALSNLESKLKGDEKAAIEAAMKELDAASMELGKVMYEEASKKGATPGAEGAAPGGEAQDGAKKDDVIDAEFKVKDEN, via the coding sequence ATGTCCAAAATCATTGGAATCGACCTCGGCACCACGAACTCGTGCGTCGCCGTCATGGAAGGCACGCAGCCGAAGGTGCTGATCAATAGCTCGGGTAACCGGATCACCCCCTCGGTCGTTGCGTTTACGGATAAGGGCGAGCGCCTCGTGGGCCAGCCCGCCAAGCACCAGCAGGTGACCAACCCCAAGAACACGATCTTCTCGATCAAGCGCTTCATGGGCCGCAGGCGCTCGGAAGTGTCGGGCGGTGCAGACACGTCGTACGGAAAATCGGGCAACGAAGAATCAAAAGTTCCGTACACGCTCGTCGGCGGACCCGACGACTTCGTCAAGGTGAAAGTAAACCAGGGCGAGTTCACACCCCAGCAGATCAGCGCGTTCATCCTGCAGGATCTCAAGAAGACCGCCGAGGATTATCTCGGCGAAAAAGTCGAGCGCGCGGTGATCACCGTGCCGGCGTACTTCAACGACGCGCAGCGCCAGGCGACCAAGGACGCCGGCGAGATCGCGGGCTTGAAGGTCGAGCGCATCATCAACGAGCCCACCGCCGCGGCACTCGCGTACGGACTCGACAAAGGCAAGAAGAACCAGAAGATTGCTGTCTTCGATCTGGGCGGCGGTACGTTCGACGTCTCGGTGCTCGATATCGGCGACGGCGTGTTCGAGGTGCTGAGCACCAATGGCGACACGCATCTGGGCGGCGACGACTGGGACCAGCGCGTCATCGACTTCCTCGCCGAGGAGTTCCGCAAGAAGGAAGGCATCGACATCCGCAAGGACCCGATGGCTCTTCAGCGCCTCAAGGAAGCGGCGGAAAAAGCGAAGATCGAACTCTCCACCATGCAGGAGACAACGGTCAATCTGCCGTTCATCACGGCCGATCAGAACGGACCCAAGCACCTGCAGGTCACGCTGAATCGCACCAAGTTCGAATCGCTGTGCGCCGATCTCTTCGATCGGCTCAAGGGACCGTGCCTCAGCGCGCTCAAGGACGCGAAGCTCGACACGAGCAAGATCGACGAAGTCGTTCTTGTCGGTGGCAGCACGCGCATGCCCAAGGCGCAGCAGATCGCCAAGGAAATCTTCGGCAAGGAGCCCAACAAGAGCGTCAACCCGGACGAGGTGGTTGCGGTCGGCGCCGCGATCCAGGGCGGCGTGCTCACCGGCGCCGTGAAGGACATCCTCCTTCTCGACGTCACACCGCTTTCGCTCGGCGTCGAGACTCTCGGCGGCGTGATGACGCGGCTCATCGAGCGCAACACCACGATCCCGACGAGCAAGAAGGAAACCTTCTCGACCGCGGCGGACAATCAGACGAGCGTGACGATTCATGTGCTGCAGGGCGAGCGCGAGTTCGCCAAGGACAATCGCACGCTCGGCAACTTCGACCTCACCGGCATTCCGCCGGCGGCGCGCGGCGTGCCGCAGATCGAAGTGGAATTCGCGCTCGACGCCAACGGCATTCTGACTGTCACCGCGACGGACAAGGCCAGCGGCAAAAAGGCGGACATCAAGATCACCAACTCGGGCGGTTTGTCGAAGGACGAAATCGATCGCATGAAGCGCGACGCCGAGGCGCACGCCGCCGAGGACAAGTCGCGTCGCGAGGTGATCGACCTCAAGAATCGCGGCGAGGCCATGCTTATCCAGACGCGCAAGAGCTTGGAGGAGTACGGCGGCAAAGTCAGCCCCGAAGTTCGGGGCAAAGTCGAGAGCGCGCTTTCAAATCTCGAGAGCAAGCTCAAGGGCGACGAAAAGGCCGCGATCGAGGCGGCAATGAAGGAACTCGATGCCGCGAGCATGGAGCTCGGCAAGGTGATGTACGAGGAAGCTTCGAAGAAGGGCGCAACCCCGGGTGCCGAGGGCGCTGCTCCCGGCGGCGAAGCGCAGGACGGCGCGAAGAAGGACGACGTCATCGACGCGGAGTTCAAGGTCAAGGACGAGAACTGA
- a CDS encoding cupin domain-containing protein: protein MTIPRPVNLTSAFATIAEHWSPRIAADLNGQQVKLVKFQGEFVWHSHEHEDEMFLVHKGAFTMEFRDRKVELSAGEFLVVPRGVEHRPVARNEVEVILFEPASTLNTGDAKDPRTVRDLKPI from the coding sequence ATGACGATTCCCCGCCCTGTCAATCTCACGAGCGCGTTCGCGACGATTGCAGAGCACTGGTCGCCGCGGATCGCCGCCGATCTGAACGGCCAGCAGGTGAAGCTCGTGAAGTTTCAGGGCGAGTTTGTCTGGCACAGCCACGAGCATGAAGACGAGATGTTCCTTGTGCACAAGGGTGCCTTCACGATGGAGTTTCGGGATCGCAAAGTGGAGCTCAGCGCGGGCGAATTCCTCGTCGTGCCGCGCGGCGTCGAACACCGGCCCGTTGCAAGGAACGAAGTTGAAGTCATCCTCTTCGAGCCGGCGAGCACGCTGAACACGGGTGATGCGAAGGACCCGCGCACCGTCCGGGATCTCAAGCCAATCTGA
- a CDS encoding 2-phosphosulfolactate phosphatase, which produces MPAPDLGPPASFPHRERPLSVHLLPGLVAQSSLAGSIVIMIDALRASVTIAAALASGARAVYPVLTVDDALVAAEKMIHSGIPKEDIILGGERGGVLIPGFDLDNSPLAYTADRVRDKAVVFTTANGTSTLLHAREASIVLVGALTNVDAVCRAVATDPRDVHIICSGTRGEISLDDCIAAGAMVDRLRDAGRELGSDDSGQVCLRNWHEAARTGILDAMRVSRGGRNLVKLGFEADIEFCSRVDGVPVLPRYDAQSGTITLVE; this is translated from the coding sequence ATGCCCGCACCCGACCTCGGTCCGCCCGCCTCATTCCCGCATCGTGAGAGACCCCTGTCGGTGCATTTGCTGCCCGGACTTGTCGCCCAGTCGTCTCTGGCCGGCTCCATTGTGATCATGATCGATGCACTCCGTGCCAGCGTCACGATCGCCGCGGCACTCGCCTCTGGGGCTCGCGCGGTTTACCCGGTTCTCACTGTGGACGACGCGCTCGTCGCGGCAGAGAAAATGATTCACTCCGGGATTCCGAAAGAAGACATCATCCTCGGTGGCGAGCGCGGCGGAGTCCTGATTCCCGGTTTCGATCTCGACAATTCGCCGCTCGCGTACACGGCCGATCGGGTGCGCGATAAGGCGGTCGTTTTCACGACAGCCAACGGGACATCGACGCTCCTCCACGCGCGCGAAGCCTCAATCGTTCTCGTCGGAGCGCTCACCAATGTCGATGCCGTGTGCCGTGCCGTTGCCACAGATCCCCGCGACGTGCACATCATCTGTTCCGGAACGCGCGGTGAGATCAGCCTCGACGATTGCATCGCGGCGGGAGCGATGGTCGACCGGCTGCGCGACGCCGGACGCGAACTCGGTTCGGATGATTCCGGACAGGTTTGTCTGAGAAACTGGCACGAAGCCGCGCGCACCGGAATTCTCGACGCTATGCGCGTCAGCCGCGGCGGTCGGAACCTCGTCAAACTCGGCTTCGAAGCCGACATCGAATTCTGCTCGAGAGTCGATGGTGTGCCGGTGCTGCCACGTTACGACGCGCAATCCGGCACGATCACCCTCGTCGAGTGA
- a CDS encoding non-canonical purine NTP pyrophosphatase, which yields MVEIVLATANPHKVKEMKAIFSALAPAVRLIGLDTLAPGPIPEPAEVGSTFEENSEIKAIAYARATGRVCLADDSGLEIDALGGRPGVISSHYCTDGREAGMTRAERDGANNNRVLRELEGIESVQRSARFVCTMTLGDAQGRILGRSKGTFEGRIGIPPRVPSGHSGFGYDPLFLVAPDFLRTSSELPPEEKNLLSHRRRAAEQMARIVETM from the coding sequence ATGGTTGAGATCGTGCTCGCAACGGCAAACCCTCACAAAGTCAAGGAAATGAAGGCGATCTTCTCGGCTCTCGCGCCGGCGGTGCGGCTGATCGGGCTCGACACGCTTGCCCCCGGACCGATCCCCGAGCCCGCCGAGGTCGGCTCGACCTTCGAAGAGAACTCCGAGATCAAGGCGATCGCGTACGCAAGGGCAACAGGGCGCGTGTGCCTGGCAGACGATTCCGGGCTGGAAATCGACGCGCTCGGAGGGCGTCCCGGGGTCATCAGCAGCCACTACTGCACCGACGGGCGCGAAGCGGGGATGACCCGCGCCGAACGCGACGGGGCCAATAACAATCGCGTGCTCAGGGAGTTGGAAGGAATCGAGAGCGTTCAACGCTCGGCGCGCTTTGTCTGCACCATGACGCTCGGCGACGCCCAAGGCAGGATTCTCGGCCGGAGCAAAGGAACCTTCGAAGGCCGAATCGGAATTCCGCCTCGTGTGCCGAGCGGTCACTCCGGATTCGGATACGACCCGTTGTTCCTCGTGGCGCCCGACTTCCTGCGAACGAGTTCGGAGCTGCCTCCCGAGGAAAAGAACCTGCTCAGTCATCGCCGGCGCGCGGCGGAACAAATGGCAAGAATCGTCGAAACTATGTAG
- a CDS encoding carbohydrate kinase family protein gives MPARNDIARSAATRLTESIDALKNLPVVVGFDGFIDSIIHPVEKRQSLGPDGYIPFRTIEQFSRRVAAAAGKSANIELVVKEDRFGGNGPLMAGAMGRAGAPVTYIGAVGAHDRPRELHPIYADFATRCSQVIAVGPPAHTDALEFDDGKIMLGRPRNVQTICWESLASEIGRERLVSIFRSAALIGIVNWVMMPGVESVWEGIRKEVFSEGRADSKRVFLDLADPTRRSDDDVRAAVRRIADLDAAVPVTLGLNHAEAQRIASVLELSVLDVESGSALGESVRDGAEAIRAAIGIDCVVIHPREGAGAASVDADAAWFDGPFTQTPRLSTGAGDHFNAGFSLGQLAGMTLEECLALGCATSGAYVRDAGSPTAQRLVEFLRELPEPRPR, from the coding sequence ATGCCCGCCAGGAATGACATCGCTCGATCCGCGGCAACCAGGCTCACGGAATCGATCGACGCCCTCAAGAACCTTCCGGTGGTCGTCGGATTCGACGGATTCATCGATTCGATCATCCATCCCGTCGAGAAGCGACAATCGCTCGGTCCGGACGGATACATTCCTTTCCGAACGATCGAGCAGTTCTCGCGGCGCGTGGCGGCGGCCGCGGGAAAGAGTGCGAACATCGAGCTGGTCGTCAAGGAAGATCGGTTCGGTGGCAACGGACCTCTCATGGCTGGCGCGATGGGGCGCGCGGGCGCGCCCGTGACGTACATCGGCGCCGTGGGCGCGCACGACAGGCCCCGCGAGCTTCATCCGATCTACGCCGACTTTGCCACGAGATGCTCGCAGGTCATCGCGGTGGGGCCGCCCGCCCATACCGACGCACTCGAATTCGATGACGGCAAGATCATGCTCGGGCGCCCCCGCAACGTGCAAACGATCTGCTGGGAGTCGCTTGCGTCGGAGATCGGACGCGAGCGACTGGTTTCGATCTTCCGTTCCGCGGCGCTGATCGGCATCGTGAACTGGGTCATGATGCCCGGCGTCGAGTCAGTTTGGGAAGGGATACGCAAAGAGGTCTTCAGCGAGGGGCGCGCCGACTCCAAGCGGGTATTTCTCGATCTCGCCGATCCGACGCGCAGGTCGGATGACGATGTCCGCGCCGCCGTACGCAGAATTGCGGATTTAGATGCGGCCGTGCCGGTCACTCTCGGACTGAATCACGCCGAAGCGCAGCGCATCGCATCGGTGCTGGAGCTCTCTGTTCTCGATGTGGAGTCCGGTTCCGCTCTGGGCGAGAGCGTGCGCGACGGCGCAGAGGCGATTCGCGCCGCGATCGGTATCGATTGCGTCGTGATCCATCCGCGCGAGGGAGCCGGCGCCGCAAGCGTCGACGCGGACGCCGCGTGGTTCGACGGTCCATTCACGCAAACTCCGCGGCTTTCGACGGGCGCGGGCGACCATTTCAACGCGGGGTTCTCCCTCGGACAGCTCGCGGGAATGACTCTGGAAGAGTGCCTGGCGCTCGGTTGTGCGACCAGCGGGGCGTACGTCCGTGACGCGGGCAGCCCGACAGCACAAAGACTCGTTGAGTTTCTCCGCGAGTTACCGGAGCCGAGGCCGCGCTAG
- the rpiA gene encoding ribose-5-phosphate isomerase RpiA yields the protein MDALARAAVAEIQSGMIIGLGTGMTAARGILALAERVRAEKLSIQCVPTSHASETVARNYQLPIIDFAMVEKVDFIFDGADEVDPQLRMLKGKGGAIVRERIVAHASTRSIYMVGQNKLVDRLGQTCTLPIAVMAFGLASVRTRLRDLGLNGVIRRTLDGQFFLTDNGHLLIDVSIEHHDLDELAAELDQIAGVADHGLFLTECQELLVETPNGIEKMTRKVTA from the coding sequence GTGGATGCACTCGCACGCGCGGCAGTGGCCGAGATTCAATCCGGGATGATCATCGGCTTGGGGACGGGCATGACCGCGGCAAGAGGCATCCTCGCTCTCGCCGAGCGCGTCAGAGCCGAAAAGCTCTCGATCCAATGCGTGCCGACCAGCCACGCATCCGAAACCGTCGCGCGCAACTACCAGTTGCCCATCATCGATTTCGCGATGGTCGAAAAAGTGGACTTCATTTTCGACGGCGCGGATGAAGTCGATCCTCAGCTCCGCATGCTCAAGGGCAAGGGCGGCGCGATCGTTCGCGAGCGGATCGTGGCGCACGCTTCGACTCGCTCCATCTATATGGTCGGCCAGAACAAACTCGTCGATCGCCTCGGTCAGACCTGCACGCTTCCCATCGCCGTGATGGCGTTCGGGCTCGCTTCGGTTCGCACCCGCTTGCGCGATCTTGGCTTGAACGGTGTCATCCGTCGCACGCTCGATGGCCAGTTCTTCCTGACCGACAACGGGCATCTCTTGATCGACGTCTCGATCGAACACCACGACCTCGATGAGCTCGCGGCGGAACTCGATCAGATCGCCGGTGTGGCGGACCACGGCCTTTTCCTGACCGAGTGCCAGGAATTGCTCGTCGAAACGCCCAATGGCATCGAGAAGATGACCCGCAAGGTCACCGCCTGA